Part of the Roseofilum capinflatum BLCC-M114 genome, TCACTTAGAGTATGATTCAATTGCTCCAAAACCGATCGCGCAATCTGATAATGATCGAAGGTATTGATAAAGGGGGTAGTGACGATAATATAGCCTTGATTGGCGATCGCCTCCAACAGCCAGCGATAGGTCACATGGGGAGCAGCACCAATAAACGCACCGCCCAAAAAATGAACCACGGCGATCGGTTTTGGGGGCACTAAAACCCAATTGTCATCAATCTCTAACCAGTTCATACACTCAACTTACAAAGACCGACGACGACGCAGTTGGGGAGATTGGGGATATTTTAAGGGTGGTTGTGCAGTGGGGGTGGGGGATTGAGGCTCAAGATTCAGGGGAATAGATAGGGGACGACGAGGAACAGAATCCATCGATAAAGGAGCTTGCATCCCCTTCAGACTCTCCAACAGAGCATCGCGCACCACCGGTTCTTGTTCCCGACTGAGCATTAACCTGAGCGCATCGAAAATCATCCCCGACTCCTGTTGTCCATAGCGAGTATAGAGCAACCGATTCACCCGACGCACCGCCAACAACCGTAGCAGGGGTTCCGGGTGAGTCAAGTCCATCAATACCCGGTCGAGTTCCAATTCCTGCTTTTGAGACTGGGAAAGCAGCGATCGCCCCACTAAAAGCCCTAAAATCGCCAAAATACCCAACCCTTCCAAAATCTGGCTGGCAGCAACCCAACCATTTTCCGCTTCTATCCAGACCGAAATCGCCATATAGGTAGCTAACGTTACACCACTTCCCCCCGTGACCGCAAACGCCAAGTGACGATTGGGCCCAGTCATCCAGCGTCGCAGGTGGGCCCATTGCCGTTGCCAGTCCCAGGATTGCATCCGATACAGAACCACCATCATCGTAATCCCTAAACCGGTTGCCAACACCAGTCGCCAGTTCCAGGCCATTAATACAGCAATCAGGGTGAGGAAAAACAACCAACTTCCTGACCCCTGAAATGGGGATTTCCTCATCGGGTTAACCTTTGCCTTCCATAGTTGCTCGTAATTGCATCTGTCTATCTTAACCTGACTTCGCAGAACATCAGAGAGAATTCAGCTCAAATCCTCATAACTTGACGATTGTAGGCGAAACATCTGGGCGTAAATCCCATTCAAGTCCATCAGTTGCTCATGGCTTCCCATTTCTTGGATCGAGCCATTTTCCAGAACAATGATGCGATCGGCCATGCGTACCGTAGAAAATCGGTGACTGACTAGGAATGTAATTTTACCGGCGGCCAGTTTGCGGAAACGCTGAAAAAGGTCATATTCGGCGATCGCATCTAAAGCAGCCGTCGGTTCATCCAAAATCAGAATCTGGGCAGGAGTCATAAACGCCCGCGCCAACCCCACTTTTTGCCATTGCCCCCCCGACAATTCCCGCCCCCCTGGAAAGATTTTTCCTAACAGGGTTTCATAGCCATCTTCTAATGCTTCAATCACACTATCAGCCCCCGCATCCACCCCCGCCTTGCGAATCCGTTCCTGATTATCATATTCGTCAATATTGCCAAAACCAATATTATCACTGATACTCAAATGATAACGGGCAAAATCTTGGAAAATTACCCCAATATTCTGCCGAAGATCCTTGAGATCCAATTGATTAATGGGAATATTATCAATCAGAATTTCTCCAGACGTGACATCATAAAACCGAGTCAATAACTTGAGTAAAGTCGTTTTCCCTGCTCCATTTCTTCCCACCAACGCAATACTTTCCTCTGGCGCAATCGACAAATTAATATTCTTTAACGTCGGTTTGCTGGCTCCTAAGTAGGTGAAGCTGACATTCTTAAACTCTAATCCTTGGTGCAGAGGACAGGGAAAAGCCTGGGGATTTGGGGGATTTTTGACATAAGGTTTCAGGGCTAAGAAATCAAAAAACTGACTCACATAAAGATTGACTTCATATAATTTAGCTATTTCTTCTAACAGTCCTTGAATCGAGGATTGAGATTGACGAAATGCCCCCGAATACATCGTTAAAGACCCAATTGTAATTTCAGCACTCAGGGTAGCCGCAATAATCCAAACATAGGTAAAATAAAATCCCAGTTTCGAGATCAGATTAGAGCTAATCAGAGCAAAAACTTGTTGACGGGACATTTCTTCCGCCTCCATATTAAATTCCCAGCGAATCTGTCGCCATTTCTCTAACAAGTGATTGCTTAAGTTAAACAAACGAATTTCTTTAACAAAATCTTGATGGGTTAAAATGCGCTGTAAATAATCAGCAAAGCGCCCACTTTGGGTTTGTTTGCGGAGAATCTTAAACCGCTTCCCGGAAAATTGCACACTAATCATAAATGCGGGAAAGGAACTTAGCATTAAGATGATCGTAGCCAGGGGACTAAAACTGATAATAAGGCCCAAGAGAGTCAAGAGTTTCAGGGTTTGGCCCAGAAAGCTGGTGAAGTAGGTCAGGGCGCGAACTGGATAGGTGCTACCGCTTTGTTGGGCCCGGCTTAAGAGATCGTAAAATTCGGGGAGTTCGTA contains:
- a CDS encoding ABC transporter ATP-binding protein, encoding MSLRFFSVLGNTPRLLRLVWSASPRWLLLSLLTTLSASVLPAVQLYIGKLIIDRIIDTIGQPSSEWSPIFILVFTVFGLHLLSDSLKSLSSYTDQILGDRFNLYASQLLLKQAVYLDLAHYELPEFYDLLSRAQQSGSTYPVRALTYFTSFLGQTLKLLTLLGLIISFSPLATIILMLSSFPAFMISVQFSGKRFKILRKQTQSGRFADYLQRILTHQDFVKEIRLFNLSNHLLEKWRQIRWEFNMEAEEMSRQQVFALISSNLISKLGFYFTYVWIIAATLSAEITIGSLTMYSGAFRQSQSSIQGLLEEIAKLYEVNLYVSQFFDFLALKPYVKNPPNPQAFPCPLHQGLEFKNVSFTYLGASKPTLKNINLSIAPEESIALVGRNGAGKTTLLKLLTRFYDVTSGEILIDNIPINQLDLKDLRQNIGVIFQDFARYHLSISDNIGFGNIDEYDNQERIRKAGVDAGADSVIEALEDGYETLLGKIFPGGRELSGGQWQKVGLARAFMTPAQILILDEPTAALDAIAEYDLFQRFRKLAAGKITFLVSHRFSTVRMADRIIVLENGSIQEMGSHEQLMDLNGIYAQMFRLQSSSYEDLS